One part of the Oncorhynchus kisutch isolate 150728-3 linkage group LG22, Okis_V2, whole genome shotgun sequence genome encodes these proteins:
- the LOC109867314 gene encoding YY1-associated factor 2-like: MGDKKSPTRPKRQPKPSSDDGYWDCSVCTFRNTAEAFKCMMCDVRKGTSTRKPRPVSQLVAQQVTPQFASPTQPKKEKKEKSEKDKSEKEPTLRKNSHKKMRPRLKNVDRSSAQHLEVTVGDLTVIITDFKEKTKPACTPSSAASADQHSQSGNTSSDNTERGVSRSSSPRGEGSLVNGETH; the protein is encoded by the exons ATGGGAGACAAGAAGAGCCccacaag GCCGAAGCGGCAGCCCAAGCCCTCTTCGGACGATGGATACTGGGACTGTAGCGTCTGTACGTTCAGGAACACCGCAGAAGCTTTCAAGTGCATGATGTGCGATGTCAGAAAGGGAACGTCAACACG GAAGCCTCGCCCTGTCTCCCAACTTGTCGCCCAGCAAGTCACTCCACAGTTTGCTTCACCCACACAGCCCAAAAAAGAGAAGAAGGAGAAATCGGAGAAAGATAAGAGTGAAAAGGAACCAACACTGAGAAAGAACAGCCACAAGAAGATGAG GCCCAGGTTAAAAAACGTGGACCGGAGCAGTGCCCAGCACCTGGAGGTTACGGTGGGCGACCTGACTGTCATAATCACAGACTTTAAGGAGAAAACCAAGCCCGCCTGCACTCCTTCCAGTGCTGCCTCGGCAGACCAGCACAGCCAGAGCGGCAACACTAGTTCTGACAACACTGAAAGGGgggtgtcacggtcgtcctcacCTCGGGGGGAGGGCTCGTTGGTTAACGGAGAGACTCACTAA